The proteins below are encoded in one region of Engraulis encrasicolus isolate BLACKSEA-1 chromosome 1, IST_EnEncr_1.0, whole genome shotgun sequence:
- the LOC134447353 gene encoding zinc finger protein 583-like — protein MNIVKALRLINPRKKRDSIMDTALLLETQEREAESSQTLSDHTSATQLLRLQVEDLQKRLQEKDHKLSEAQQVIRGLRDEILVLQRQLEAERRKSQDTGQPQARKPHKVQFKRAYKQQARKPHKVQFKRVNEVSQPSSPSSEHFHTALSDSLHNDATSAQRRLSLRSSVRLEDWGPKLNPDGVLLLPPVEHEDEVDDINDNDYIPDEADDVIDINDDNDDTGDHHRTPRRPLLAARLPKHKEKHKEAQGIKRTSIKTRGHECSTCGKWFAKPCLLRKHEPVHSKEKPYPCELCGKSFSQARYAKLHFKRRHSSETRVVKEKTHQCQDCGKMFSSSSNLKTHQIRHTGDRAYSCKLCDKRYFTLGSLRNHENAHAGVRPFMCSDCGQSFTSSSQLTIHMRRHTGERPYPCSQCPKAFASTAILRSHLLTHSGEKPHVCPDCGLTFHRVSTLNRHKITHTGVRAHLCPICGKSFGQASVLKTHLRVHTGDKPHRCTICGERFSQVQTLQSHQKRAHCEKEQKEQASSTRQELNCRNVDNWVVTSLNTSLR, from the exons ATGAATATCGTCAAGGCGCTTCGTTTAATTAACCCGAGAAAGAAACGCGATTCCATCATGGACACA GCTTTGCTGTTGGAGAcgcaggagagagaggcagagtcctCTCAGACGTTGAGTGACCACACATCAGCCACCCAGCTGCTGAGGCTGCAAGTGGAAGACCTGCAGAAGAGACTGCAGGAGAAAGACCACAAACTCTCAGAGGCACAACAG gttaTCAGAGGTTTACGAGATGAGATCCTGGTTCTCCAGAGACAGCTGGAGGCTGAGAGGAG GAAGTCCCAGGATACAGGGCAACCCCAAGCCAGGAAACCACACAAGGTCCAATTTAAAAGAGCTTATAAG CAGCAAGCCAGGAAACCCCACAAGGTCCAGTTCAAAAGAGTTAATGAG GTCAGTCAGCCCAGTTCCCCTTCGTCAGAGCACTTCCACACTGCCCTCTCAGATTCCCTCCACAATGATGCAACATCAGCACAGAGAAGGCTTTCGTTGAGGTCATCAGTTAGACTAGAGGACtggggacccaaactcaacccagATGGAGTGCTTTTGTTACCACCAGTGGAGCATGAGGATGAGGTTGATGACATCAATGATAATGATTACATCCCTGATGAAGCTGATGACGTTATTGACAtcaatgacgataatgatgacaCTGGTGACC ATCATAGGACACCGAGAAGGCCACTGCTGGCGGCCAGACTACCAAAGCACAAAGAGAAGCACAAAGAAGCACAAGGCATAAAGAGGACTTCCATTAAAACCAGAGGCCATGAATGCAGCACGTGCGGAAAATGGTTTGCAAAACCATGTCTCCTCCGCAAGCATGAACCTGTACATTCTAAAGAGAAACCATATCCTTGCGAACTTTGTGGAAAATCCTTCAGTCAAGCGCGTTACGCCAAGCTGCACTTTAAGAGGCGCCATAGCAGTGAGACCCGTGTCGTGAAAGAGAAGACTCATCAGTGTCAGGACTGCGGGAAAATGTTTTCCTCCAGTAGCAACCTGAAAACTCATCAGATAAGGCACACTGGAGACAGGGCCTATTCCTGTAAACTGTGTGACAAGAGGTATTTCACCCTGGGTAGCCTGCGAAACCATGAAAACGCACATGCTGGCGTTAGACCCTTCATGTGTTCGGACTGCGGGCAGTCGTTTACTTCTTCTTCGCAACTAACAATACACATGCGCAGGCATACGGGTGAGAGGCCATATCCGTGCTCTCAGTGTCCTAAGGCATTCGCTAGCACAGCCATTCTGAGGTCACACCTCTTGACCCACTCTGGTGAAAAGCCACACGTCTGCCCGGACTGTGGACTGACTTTCCACAGGGTCTCGACTCTCAACAGGCACAAGATCACGCACACTGGGGTGAGGGCTCATCTCTGCCCAATTTGTGGAAAGTCGTTCGGTCAAGCAAGCGTCCTCAAGACGCACCTACGCGTTCACACCGGAGACAAACCCCACCGTTGCACCATCTGTGGGGAAAGGTTCAGCCAGGTACAGACCCTTCAATCCCACCAGAAACGGGCACACTGTGAAAAAGAACAGAAAGAGCAGGCATCCAGTACAAGACAAGAACTCAACTGCAGGAACGTGGACAACTGGGTAGTGACGTCACTAAACACCTCCCTCAGATGA
- the LOC134445842 gene encoding zinc finger protein 768-like, whose product MDTALLFNVPAQEREAESSQTLSDHTSATQLLRLQVEDLQKRLQEKDHKLSEAQQVIRGLRDEILDLQRQLEAERRKSQDAVQQPARKPHKDQLKREEEDCIPPPSLSPTYTSEPLQTDHFGTYATEGSAQDQDGPKSLSITPGDCPVHSHVSQPSSPSSKNQHTALSDSLHNDATPSQQRMSLRTLSVRLEDWGPKLNPDGVLLLPPAEHDNDDNEVGDINDDNDHIPDDDDINDSDDGGHFGNDADSDYTPERQKPQTRPCLPVAQQKQKKAPSKARVHECGTCCKRFAAPSALRIHERVHTKERPYPCGLCGKAFSTAGNHKMHIKRRHGGGQSSGQASTGSRKTHGQEGDAQTGKKLFASSSRLKRHMGRHTGEKPHRCSQCPMAFTSSSNLKAHCRTHTGEKPHACSTCEKRFGCKESLRYHQVTHTNERPFLCPLCGKTYKYERDLSRHQQAHTGDKPYTCADCGQTFGRSSNLTRHRITHTGNRTHLCAVCGKTFRRPDDLKVHQRVHTGEKPYVCTICGERFSYVQTLQSHQKREHYREESEEKNSSTHVLDPEQPE is encoded by the exons ATGGATACA GCCTTGCTCTTCAACGTGCCggcacaggagagagaggcagagtcctCCCAGACGTTGAGTGACCACACATCAGCCACCCAGCTGCTGAGGCTGCAAGTGGAAGACCTGCAGAAGAGACTGCAGGAGAAAGACCACAAACTCTCAGAGGCACAACAG gttaTCAGAGGTTTACGAGATGAGATCCTGGATCTCCAGAGGCAGCTGGAGGCTGAGAGGAG GAAGTCCCAGGATGCAGTGCAACAGCCAGCCAGGAAACCACACAAGGACCAActcaaaagagaggaggag GACTGCATACCTCCTCCATCCCTATCACCAACCTACACGTCAGAACCCCTACAAACAGACCACTTTGGCACTTATGCAACAGAGGGTTCCGCACAGGATCAAGATGGGCCCAAAAGCCTGTCTATCACACCAGGGGACTGTCCTGTCCATTCACAT GTCAGTCAGCCCAGTTCCCCTTCCTCAAAGAACCAACACACTGCCCTCTCAGATTCCCTCCACAACGATGCAACACCATCACAGCAGAGGATGTCCTTGAGAACGTTATCAGTTAGACTGGAGGACtggggacccaaactcaacccagATGGAGTGCTTTTGTTGCCACCAGCGGAGCATGACAACGACGACAATGAAGTTGGCGACATCAATGATGATAACGATCACATccctgatgatgatgacatcaatgatagtgatgatggtggccattttggaaatgATGCAGATAGTGATTACACTCCTGAGC GTCAGAAACCACAGACAAGGCCATGTTTGCCTGtagcacaacaaaaacaaaagaaggcACCCAGTAAAGCCAGAGTTCATGAATGTGGCACGTGCTGCAAACGGTTTGCTGCCCCATCTGCCCTCCGCATTCATGAAAGGGTCCATACTAAAGAAAGACCATATCCTTGCGGACTTTGTGGAAAAGCCTTCAGTACGGCAGGTAACCATAAGATGCACATTAAGAGACGGCATGGAGGCGGACAGTCCTCAGGTCAGGCATCCACAGGAAGTAGAAAAACACACGGCCAAGAGGGAGATGCGCAAACTGGAAAGAAACTGTTTGCCTCCTCTTCGCGGCTAAAGCGACACATGGGCAGGCATACGGGTGAGAAACCCCATCGTTGCTCTCAGTGTCCTATGGCGTTCACCAGCTCATCCAATCTGAAGGCACACTGTCGGACGCACACAGGTGAGAAGCCTCATGCGTGCTCGACCTGTGAGAAGCGTTTCGGCTGTAAGGAAAGTCTTCGCTATCATCAAGTGACTCACACCAACGAGAGGCCGTTTCTCTGTCCGTTATGCGGCAAGACATACAAGTATGAGAGGGACCTAAGTCGACACCAGCAGGCTCACACTGGGGACAAGCCATACACCTGCGCGGACTGTGGACAGACTTTTGGGAGGTCCTCAAACCTCACCAGGCATCGGATTACGCACACAGGAAACAGGACTCACCTGTGCGCCGTTTGTGGTAAGACCTTCCGTCGCCCAGACGACCTCAAGGtacaccagcgtgttcacactggagagaaaccCTACGTCTGCACCATCTGTGGGGAGAGATTCAGCTACGTACAGACCCTCCAGTCCCACCAGAAACGAGAGCACTAtagagaagagagtgaggagaAGAATAGCTCAACTCATGTACTAGATCCTGAACAACCGGAATAA